TGTTCCATAAACTGGAAGTAGAAAtcctcaccatccttccacaccGATGGAGACGAGCTGCTAACAGGAAGAACTAGTCTCCATCAGACTGAACTAAGCGTACCTGATCCATGAGGTGGACACAGCTGGGTGGAGTTGATGGAGGTGGTTTCAGTACTGATGGGGTTATTTGCCTCACAGGTGTAGCTGGATTTATTCTCTCTGTTAATCTCCAAAAGGAGGGTGGGACTGATGGAGATGTTGTTGTTGCTTGTCTGGCTTATTTGTTTCTCTCCTTGGTACCAAGTCAGGGTTACATCCGGTCCATTCTCCACAGAACAGCTGACGTAGCAGGTCCCATCGCTGGTCGGCTCTGCTGTGATGTTTGGAACAGAAACGGTTTCtacaagaaagaaatatttagttAGTTCATGTAGATGATAAGGAAGCTAAAAACCTGAACAGTCAGAAGGTCTCGGGTCAGGACTTCTGATGATACCCTTTTCAAATGATTTTACTATTGAATGAACTTTATTAATAAAGATCAGGGGTTACGATGGTCTGTCAGTCCATGACTGCTTCTCAGCTTCACTGTGTGAAGGCCGCGCTCTTCAATGGTGGCGTGAACACTGCTCTAGGCCAGAGAGCGTTGCTAAGGCAACGGACAGGGAGCAGAGGCCCTTATCTCGACAGATAACACCTGCTGGAAACCACCGCTTTTGCTCTCAGTGAGTGAAGAGGGagagaagttttattaaagtttgaatctatGACTGTTATGGCAcacatga
The Melanotaenia boesemani isolate fMelBoe1 chromosome 4, fMelBoe1.pri, whole genome shotgun sequence genome window above contains:
- the LOC121638511 gene encoding SLAM family member 5-like — translated: MWTQGQDFSGDQIAQWKASIVTISESYQDILHLNPTTGDLVFLRVTKSLTGFYCVKIWKGSEPHVLRQYYLPVYETVSVPNITAEPTSDGTCYVSCSVENGPDVTLTWYQGEKQISQTSNNNISISPTLLLEINRENKSSYTCEANNPISTETTSINSTQLCPPHGSGTLSSV